The DNA segment CAAAAAAAACGGCACCGGGAGACCGGTGCCGTTCCATGCGCCAGGCGCTTGCGCGCCCGGGGGCTTACATGCCGACGTAGTTCGGACCGCCACCGCCTTCCGGCGTGACCCACACGATGTTCTGCGTCGGATCCTTGATGTCGCAGGTCTTGCAGTGCACGCAGTTCTGCGCATTGATCTGCAGCCGTTCCTTGCCCGAGGTTTCGTCCTGCACGAACTCGTACACACCCGCCGGGCAGTAGCGCGACTCGGGGCCGGCGTACTTGTCCCAGTTGATGTTGACCGGCACGCTGGCGTCCTTCAGCGTCAGGTGCGCCGGCTGGTTTTCCTCATGGTTGGTGTTGCTGATGAACACCGAGCTGAGGCGGTCGAAGGTCAGCTTGCCGTCCGGCTTCGGGTAGACGATCTTCTCGCACTCGGCCGCCGGCTTCAGGTACACATGGTCCGGCTTGACGCGATGGATGGTCCAGGGCGGGTTGCGGATGCCCAGCTTGGGCAGCAGCCACTGCTCGATGCCGGTCATCAGCGTCGCGGTGGTGCGGCCCTTCTTGAACCACTGCTTGAAGTTCTTGGCCTGCAGCAGTTCCTTGTACAGCCAGCTCTGCTCGAACGCGGCGGGGTAGGCGGTCAGCTCGTCGTGCTGGCGGCCGCCCTGCAGTGCGTCGTACGCGGCCTCGGCGGCCAGCATGCCGGTCTTGATCGCGGCGTGGCTGCCCTTGATGCGCGAGGCGTTCAGGTAGCCGGCATCGCAGCCGACCAGCGCGCCACCCGGGAACACGGTCTTGGGCAGCGACAGCAGGCCGCCGGCGGTGATAGCGCGCGCGCCGTAGCTCAGGCGCTTGCCGCCTTCAAAGTACTGGCGGATTTCCGGGTGCGTCTTGAAGCGCTGGAATTCCTCGAACGGCGACAGCCACGGGTTGGTGTAATCCAGGCCGACCACAAAGCCGACCGCGACCTTGTTGTCTTCCATGTGGTACAGGAACGAGCCGCCATAGGTGGCCGGATCCAGCGGCCAGCCGGCGGTGTGCACCACCAGGCCGGGCTTGTGCTTGGCCGGGTCGATCTCCCACAGTTCCTTCAGGCCGATGCCGTAGCTCTGCGGATCCTTGCCGGCATCCAGGCCAAACTTGGCGATCAGCTGCCTGCCCAGATGGCCGCGCGCGCCTTCGGCGAAGATGGTGTACTTGGCATGCAGTTCCATGCCGAGCTGGAAGTTGTCGGTGGGCTCGCCTTCCTTGCCGATGCCCATGTTGCCGGTGGCCACGCCCTTGACCGAGCCGTCTTCGTTGTACAGCACTTCGGCCGCGGGGAAGCCCGGGAAGATCTCCACGCCCAGCGCCTCGGCCTGCTGGCCCAGCCAGCGCACGAAGTTCGACAGGCTGATGATGTAGTTGCCGTGGTTATGGAAGCACTCGGGCAGCAGCGCGGGCGGGGTGCCCTTGGAGCCGGATTCGTTCAGGAACAGGAACTTGTCCTCGGTGACCGGCTGGTTCAGCGGTGCGCCCAGCTCCTGCCAGTTCGGGAACAGCTCGTTGAGGGCGCGCGGATCCATGATGGCGCCCGACAGGATATGCGCGCCGGGTTCGGAACCCTTTTCAAGCACGCATACGTTGACGTCGCTGCCCTTCTCCTGCGCGAGTTGCTTCAG comes from the Cupriavidus sp. P-10 genome and includes:
- a CDS encoding electron transfer flavoprotein-ubiquinone oxidoreductase — encoded protein: MDQQQLLEQFGPREAMEYDVVVVGGGPAGLATAIRLKQLAQEKGSDVNVCVLEKGSEPGAHILSGAIMDPRALNELFPNWQELGAPLNQPVTEDKFLFLNESGSKGTPPALLPECFHNHGNYIISLSNFVRWLGQQAEALGVEIFPGFPAAEVLYNEDGSVKGVATGNMGIGKEGEPTDNFQLGMELHAKYTIFAEGARGHLGRQLIAKFGLDAGKDPQSYGIGLKELWEIDPAKHKPGLVVHTAGWPLDPATYGGSFLYHMEDNKVAVGFVVGLDYTNPWLSPFEEFQRFKTHPEIRQYFEGGKRLSYGARAITAGGLLSLPKTVFPGGALVGCDAGYLNASRIKGSHAAIKTGMLAAEAAYDALQGGRQHDELTAYPAAFEQSWLYKELLQAKNFKQWFKKGRTTATLMTGIEQWLLPKLGIRNPPWTIHRVKPDHVYLKPAAECEKIVYPKPDGKLTFDRLSSVFISNTNHEENQPAHLTLKDASVPVNINWDKYAGPESRYCPAGVYEFVQDETSGKERLQINAQNCVHCKTCDIKDPTQNIVWVTPEGGGGPNYVGM